One window from the genome of Cryptomeria japonica chromosome 6, Sugi_1.0, whole genome shotgun sequence encodes:
- the LOC131064924 gene encoding uncharacterized protein LOC131064924: MPLKQRSSLQKVHFSLRLETREKQSESLLLLKVNGTGVQIYRCEKSSNGSGMMNYTHIGATAKLYSAYDNDKNVSVGYQYYLPHPLAQGAQPTFSFSMVEGDPVSAIPESTVTVNQIGTKKGKSEDDIDDLLLKGISHSGYGHASEVSYVQRRHSKGGVPPPYCEEDAKEIQVPYTAQYLFWSQDRSPDTAAIPSEISVDSKNSIPILGYYGEGCQHYRFNGSSWINFNVSALLYTSPGQQVVGRHYFLSQADDKGGQLAWELSMPSGLGKVRVTFKLVSTVIVDKDSIPWTKLEATSYAAYPPYISRSYIEQVKYVQRVSTVGGLPPKHEDTPNPQTGNMYLSPFSSIYWFSTDTNSS; the protein is encoded by the exons ATGCCGTTGAAGCAACGTTCCAGCTTACAAAAAGTTCACTTCAGCCTCCGTTTGGAAACCCGTGAGAAACAATCTGAATCTCT ACTGTTACTGAAAGTGAATGGAACTGGAGTTCAGATTTACCGATGTGAGAAGAGCTCAAATGGGTCTGGGATGATGAACTATACCCATATTGGAGCTACTGCAAAACTTTACTCTGCTTATGATAATGATAAAAATGTATCAGTGGGCTACCAATACTACCTTCCTCATCCCCTGGCTCAAGGAGCTCAACCCACTTTTTCATTCAGCATGGTGGAAGGAGACCCTGTCTCTGCCATACCCGAGTCAACAGTTACAG TTAACCAAATCGGTACAAAGAAGGGCAAGAGTGAGGATGACATTGATGATTTGCTGCTGAAGGGAATTAGTCATAGTGGGTATGGGCATGCAAGTGAGGTATCATATGTCCAGCGCAGGCATTCCAAGGGTGGAGTTCCCCCACCATATTGTGAAGAAGATGCAAAAGAAATCCAAGTCCCATACACTGCACAGTACTTATTCTGGTCTCAGGATAGATCCCCTGATACAGCAGCCATTCCTTCTGAAATaagtgttgattcaaagaattcaATCCCTATTTTGGGGTATTATGGAGAAGGATGTCAACACTACAGATTCAACGGTTCTTCCTGGATCAATTTCAATGTATCAGCTTTGCTGTATACTTCACCGGGACAGCAAGTAGTGGGAAGACATTATTTTCTTTCACAAGCTGATGACAAGGGAGGACAGCTTGCATGGGAATTGTCAATGCCTTCTGGTCTTGGGAAAGTTAGAGTGACTTTCAAGTTAGTGAGTACAGTTATAGTAGATAAAGATAGTATCCCTTGGACCAAACTTGAGGCCACCAGTTATGCTGCGTATCCTCCTTACAT AAGTAGATCATATATAGAGCAAGTTAAATACGTGCAGAGAGTTTCCACTGTGGGAGGACTTCCTCCTAAACATGAAGACACTCCAAATCCACAAACAGGAAATATGTATTTGTCACCTTTCTCGTCAATCTATTGGTTCTCTACTGATACCAATTCTTCGTAA